AGCATATCTTATCTCTGTAGTGATTATCCTGGTCGGTTTAATATCAATTATTTTTCAAGGATTTAATTTTGGAATCGATTTTGCAGGAGGAACTTTAGTCCAAATAAGATTCGATAAACCAGTTACCACCGCAGAGGTTCGAAATGTGTTAGGAGAATTTAATTTAAGTCAAAGCACTATTCAAAAATTATCAGATAACGAATTTGTAATACGGGTAGGAAAAATTAGCTCAGATCAAAGAATGGAAATATTGAACGCTTTTAAAGAAAAGTTAACCGATTTGAAGGTATTGCGTGTAGAAACAGTCGGACCGGTTATTGGAGAAAATCTAAAAAAATTAGC
The sequence above is a segment of the Candidatus Atribacteria bacterium genome. Coding sequences within it:
- a CDS encoding protein translocase subunit SecF is translated as MDLIGKKEFNFIKNRKIAYLISVVIILVGLISIIFQGFNFGIDFAGGTLVQIRFDKPVTTAEVRNVLGEFNLSQSTIQKLSDNEFVIRVGKISSDQRMEILNAFKEKLTDLKVLRVETVGPVIGENLKKLAFYALLFAFIGIILYITVRFEFKFSIISILALCHDCLIVLGIFSLLQKEITISIIAAVMTIIGYSINNTIVIL